A genomic window from Nicotiana sylvestris chromosome 11, ASM39365v2, whole genome shotgun sequence includes:
- the LOC138881545 gene encoding uncharacterized protein codes for MVERFFEVNRISFSINDLPAEGTAHNKALHLTVKCERYYVKRVMVDGGSGVDICPLSTFQRMEIGTERIRPNNVCVRAFDVIKRDTIGEIYLILTIGHVDFKVTFQVLDMDTSYNFLLGRSWIHASGAVPSTLYKMVKFRHKDQAIMVHGEDKQSIYRDPSVPCLEAREGSEHIVY; via the coding sequence ATGGTAGAACGATTCTTCGAAGTCAACCGGATTTCATTTAGCATAAATGACTTGCCCGCAGAAGGGACTGCCCACAACAAGGCTCTTCATTTGACAGTTAAGTGTGAAAGGTACTATGTGAAAAGAGTCATGGTGGATGGCGGATCTGGGGTTgacatatgccctctctcaacttttcaaagaatggaaattgggactgagAGAATCAGGCCTAACAATGTTTGTGTGCGTGCTTTCGATGTCATCAAGAGAGACACAATAGGGGAGATTTATTTGATCTTGACTATCGGTCATGTGGATTTCAAAGTGACATTTCAGGTCTTGGACATGGATACCTCCTATAATTTTCTCTTAGGAAGGTCTTGGATCCATGCTTCAGGGGCCGTACCTTCTACTCTCTACAAAATGGTAAAATTTAGACACAAAGATCAGGCAATCATGGTCCATGGAGAGGACAAGCAATCAATTTACAgggacccgtcagtcccatgtCTTGAGGCTAGGGAAGGTAGCGAGCACATAGTCTATTAA